One genomic region from Nitrospinota bacterium encodes:
- a CDS encoding class I SAM-dependent methyltransferase yields the protein MVTAKKKDSPGYWNSRAIQYGGSTGGYKAICSYGMPFFYNKYIDLIQQKAMRKILRTLDIRGKSVLDVGCGVGRWCRILSGMGAEVTGADLSEEMVKIARENSEGYGITYIASPVSSIDLPSRKFDLVTAVTVLQHITDGEEFNKSAANLTRLLKKGGKALIMEVAPGGGAPYMFSDILSVRTAGQYIAAFKAAGAALEGVYSVDVTPIKHRLLRLTKGWPRTLINTLIFFAVVVSLPIDLLFSGTRLLQRHSWHKVFLFSVPDD from the coding sequence ATGGTAACGGCGAAGAAAAAGGACAGCCCCGGTTACTGGAACAGCCGGGCCATCCAATACGGCGGCTCAACAGGGGGCTATAAGGCCATTTGCTCTTACGGGATGCCTTTTTTCTACAATAAATACATTGACCTCATCCAGCAAAAGGCGATGAGAAAAATATTAAGGACGCTGGATATCCGGGGAAAAAGCGTTCTGGACGTGGGATGCGGCGTTGGAAGATGGTGCCGGATTCTTTCAGGCATGGGAGCGGAAGTGACTGGGGCGGACCTTTCGGAAGAAATGGTGAAAATCGCCAGGGAAAACAGCGAAGGTTACGGCATCACTTACATCGCCTCACCCGTCTCCTCGATAGACCTTCCTTCGCGCAAGTTCGACCTGGTAACCGCAGTCACGGTCCTCCAGCACATTACAGACGGCGAGGAGTTCAACAAGAGCGCCGCGAACCTCACCAGGCTCCTGAAAAAGGGGGGCAAGGCGCTGATAATGGAGGTGGCGCCCGGCGGAGGCGCGCCGTACATGTTCAGCGATATCCTGTCGGTCAGGACTGCCGGTCAATATATAGCCGCGTTCAAGGCCGCTGGCGCGGCGCTGGAAGGCGTTTATTCGGTGGACGTCACGCCGATAAAGCACAGGCTGTTGCGGCTCACAAAGGGATGGCCCAGGACGCTCATCAATACGCTGATTTTCTTCGCGGTGGTTGTTTCGTTACCAATAGACCTGCTTTTCTCGGGAACCAGGCTACTGCAACGCCATTCGTGGCATAAAGTATTCCTCTTCAGCGTTCCGGACGATTAA
- a CDS encoding glycosyltransferase family 2 protein, producing the protein MTIAVYFIYNLIFVLDLWDTSLRIYWRMKHLGPGKKVGGKFMAFPTSIPIELPFMPDEEKKKRLKPFVILVSVYNAEGYIREFLDKHRDYLDHMLIVDDHSTDQTYRILEEMGVRYTRNETNLKKPASIKRALKLLPPNIETVIVMDPDSHIMESGYNPRLKDLEEVLSDFQRSGASACAVRINLKEEKGLLSRLQELEYMICISLGRKSLLDKTVLSGIAIYHRKNLEQAMEDHLLSVYGEDFMTSLLILSNGGRIYYDGRVLVDTEGKPTIKGLISQRIGWDLGYIMVYFYTLARIMRKKGLTPLLLGDARMFVFYNYLVYLGVFGILSHPLKLVSIGVLLVSFANLAVLMMGLPLLTVDTLYSPLWFLSFYISYCILTGIMIMSAVQGAKRRRYWTLMPIYPFYALFLLIIRTIGFTNYISLLAFGKKIYHDHY; encoded by the coding sequence TTGACCATAGCCGTCTACTTCATATACAACCTGATATTCGTCCTGGATTTATGGGATACATCCCTCCGTATCTACTGGAGGATGAAACACCTGGGGCCCGGAAAGAAGGTGGGCGGCAAATTCATGGCCTTTCCGACCTCCATACCCATTGAACTTCCCTTCATGCCCGACGAGGAGAAGAAAAAAAGGCTTAAACCTTTCGTAATCCTGGTCTCCGTTTATAACGCCGAGGGATATATCAGGGAATTCCTTGATAAGCACAGGGACTATCTTGATCACATGCTGATAGTTGACGACCACTCCACGGATCAAACTTACCGCATCCTTGAGGAAATGGGCGTCCGCTACACCAGGAACGAGACGAACCTGAAGAAGCCAGCGTCCATCAAGAGGGCGCTAAAGCTCCTTCCCCCGAATATTGAAACAGTGATCGTGATGGATCCAGACTCACACATCATGGAGTCCGGCTATAATCCGCGCCTGAAAGACCTGGAGGAGGTGTTGTCCGACTTTCAAAGGAGCGGAGCCTCGGCCTGCGCTGTGCGCATAAACTTAAAAGAGGAGAAAGGGCTCTTGAGCAGGCTTCAGGAGCTGGAATACATGATATGCATCTCCCTTGGCAGAAAGAGCCTGCTGGACAAGACTGTGCTCTCCGGCATAGCCATCTACCATAGAAAAAACCTGGAGCAGGCCATGGAGGACCACCTCCTGTCGGTTTACGGCGAGGATTTCATGACCTCCCTGCTTATTTTAAGTAACGGAGGCCGCATATATTACGATGGGAGAGTTTTAGTAGACACCGAGGGCAAGCCAACAATTAAGGGGCTTATCTCGCAGAGGATAGGCTGGGACCTGGGCTATATAATGGTTTATTTTTACACACTGGCAAGGATCATGCGGAAAAAGGGGCTGACGCCCCTTCTGCTGGGTGACGCCAGAATGTTTGTCTTTTACAATTATCTTGTCTATCTCGGCGTTTTCGGAATACTTTCCCACCCTTTGAAACTTGTCAGCATCGGGGTCTTGCTTGTGAGTTTCGCCAACCTGGCGGTATTGATGATGGGCCTTCCCCTGCTTACAGTCGATACGCTTTATTCGCCATTGTGGTTCCTTTCCTTTTACATCTCTTACTGCATACTAACAGGAATAATGATCATGTCTGCGGTACAGGGGGCAAAGCGGCGCCGCTATTGGACTTTAATGCCAATCTATCCTTTTTACGCCCTGTTCCTGCTAATTATTAGGACCATAGGTTTCACCAATTACATTTCCCTGCTCGCTTTCGGGAAAAAAATCTACCATGACCACTACTAA
- a CDS encoding right-handed parallel beta-helix repeat-containing protein, giving the protein MTTTNISKKTFIVFLIAFSVILFVAIRLLPHMDKISISQPPMIITEFTVMSLSDHGPDTLRDVINRVNRQQASARIIFKSEGSIRLEEPLPALISDGATLDGGGKIRIDASEISETGYAWTLKGDGQTVLGLAIAGKGGNGLLMLSKNSGVEKCVFDGLGIAISIGANHVYVKDSVFSKNVIAVEVLDEAQFSDITANKIRNSKKSAVWAVWKQRKTPALLKIEKNEVSGNETGVVLAVENAKLLGNHMTSNKVAVHALSSNSIEIIANEIYQNTQQGIVLEETTVSSVSRNSIYQNGISGLLMKRSPGNRIDGNQIYSNGAYGVAEVMSNAKSSILHNSITGNFISDNGDGIYMAASSPLIKDNIITKNRTSGIMIQDRAAGASGITSNPRIETQREMTDSVKGGPNE; this is encoded by the coding sequence ATGACCACTACTAACATCAGCAAAAAGACATTCATAGTCTTTCTTATCGCTTTTTCCGTGATCCTCTTTGTGGCGATAAGGCTACTTCCGCACATGGACAAGATAAGCATTTCTCAGCCTCCAATGATAATTACCGAGTTTACCGTAATGAGCCTTTCTGATCACGGGCCAGATACATTGAGAGATGTCATAAACAGGGTCAACCGACAGCAGGCGTCAGCCAGGATAATCTTCAAATCCGAAGGGAGCATAAGGCTGGAGGAGCCATTACCCGCGCTGATAAGCGATGGAGCAACGTTGGATGGCGGGGGTAAAATAAGGATCGACGCAAGCGAAATTAGCGAGACCGGTTACGCATGGACGCTCAAAGGTGATGGCCAGACAGTGTTGGGCCTTGCCATTGCTGGCAAGGGGGGGAATGGATTGCTGATGCTTTCCAAAAATAGCGGCGTTGAAAAGTGCGTCTTCGATGGGCTGGGGATCGCCATTTCCATCGGCGCCAACCATGTTTACGTGAAAGACTCCGTTTTCTCGAAAAATGTGATAGCGGTTGAAGTTCTCGATGAAGCGCAGTTTTCGGACATAACCGCTAACAAGATAAGAAACAGCAAAAAGTCGGCCGTCTGGGCCGTGTGGAAACAGCGGAAAACGCCGGCGTTGCTTAAGATTGAGAAGAACGAGGTTTCTGGAAACGAAACCGGCGTTGTCCTGGCTGTGGAGAACGCGAAGTTGCTGGGTAACCACATGACATCCAACAAAGTGGCAGTACATGCGCTAAGCTCCAATAGTATAGAGATCATCGCTAACGAAATATATCAGAATACCCAGCAGGGGATTGTTCTAGAGGAAACCACGGTTAGCTCTGTTTCAAGAAACTCCATATACCAGAACGGCATTTCAGGCCTGCTAATGAAAAGATCTCCCGGCAACAGGATTGACGGGAACCAGATATATTCGAACGGAGCCTATGGCGTGGCCGAAGTCATGTCTAACGCAAAGTCTTCCATTCTTCATAACAGCATCACAGGCAACTTCATTTCCGATAATGGTGATGGGATCTACATGGCCGCCTCATCACCCTTGATAAAGGACAACATCATCACCAAAAACCGGACGTCTGGAATAATGATACAGGACCGTGCGGCGGGCGCGTCTGGCATAACATCCAATCCGCGAATAGAAACCCAAAGAGAGATGACCGATAGCGTTAAAGGCGGCCCGAATGAATGA
- a CDS encoding cobalamin B12-binding domain-containing protein codes for MRGFNSHLVVRDVMRVLLIGPSDPSKGTYSFMAPPLGIWRICGFLRSNGIECQVFDPNLYDFPNEQLARILLTLDYQVVGFSMNGLTLHHDLALVHMAKSFSPSSLLVAGGVEATFNHELIMSASPVDVIILGEGEFPLFDICNAAQKGSGFEGIKGAVVRTLNGPKVTLNRPMCYEEYCHVSSMIPLEDIPFEAYWEKLKKLRGIEPGDIDEQDLREIHSIRLMTLNYCPLKCSFCSYTNFLNVASGKKGVKAWRLPAETVLRLVKKAYAAHPEVRTIIFQDDLFTFKDDKRLKPLCEGILLAKKNGELGAKIEFICSNRVDTIPTGDLAMMRNAGFRLIGYGIESFSLRVLKEFNKSIIYNAIEPVINNTIKAGITPFLNIILSSPESTMDDIVVTLQKVFEYQRKGCETSIYPYVIPFTGAELSGKAAHDSSMVKEVAHIPGEEGSFTRPTKILPKDDLARDFIEELETMVKREAKMVMDELEVTHMPSRMKGLITTYTAAKIMEKRKIRISFKPEDVMSFILERRRN; via the coding sequence GTGAGGGGATTTAATTCGCACTTAGTAGTACGGGATGTTATGCGCGTTTTATTAATCGGCCCTTCCGATCCTTCAAAAGGAACCTATTCCTTTATGGCCCCGCCATTAGGAATCTGGCGGATATGCGGGTTTTTACGGTCAAATGGCATTGAATGCCAGGTTTTCGACCCGAATCTTTATGATTTCCCCAATGAGCAATTAGCCCGGATTCTTCTGACTTTGGATTATCAAGTAGTCGGTTTTTCGATGAACGGCTTAACGCTTCATCATGACCTGGCGCTTGTTCACATGGCTAAAAGTTTTTCCCCTTCATCGCTTCTTGTTGCAGGGGGAGTTGAGGCCACATTCAATCACGAACTTATCATGTCAGCGTCTCCGGTGGACGTGATTATCCTGGGTGAGGGGGAGTTTCCGCTTTTTGATATATGCAATGCCGCGCAAAAAGGTTCTGGCTTTGAGGGAATTAAAGGCGCGGTGGTTCGCACATTGAACGGGCCTAAAGTAACATTGAACAGGCCAATGTGTTATGAAGAATATTGCCATGTAAGTTCAATGATTCCTTTAGAGGACATCCCGTTTGAAGCTTATTGGGAGAAGCTGAAAAAGCTGAGGGGAATTGAGCCAGGCGATATTGATGAACAAGACTTGAGGGAGATCCACAGTATCCGGTTGATGACCCTGAATTACTGCCCGTTAAAGTGCTCTTTCTGTTCTTACACAAACTTTCTCAATGTGGCTAGCGGGAAAAAGGGGGTAAAAGCGTGGCGGTTGCCTGCTGAAACGGTTTTGCGGTTGGTTAAAAAAGCCTATGCCGCCCATCCAGAAGTGCGGACGATCATTTTTCAGGATGACCTGTTCACCTTCAAAGATGACAAGCGTCTCAAACCATTATGCGAGGGTATCCTTTTAGCTAAAAAGAACGGGGAATTAGGCGCGAAAATAGAGTTCATCTGTTCAAACCGTGTGGACACGATCCCCACTGGAGACCTTGCTATGATGCGTAACGCCGGATTCAGGCTGATAGGTTACGGAATTGAATCTTTCTCTCTCAGGGTACTCAAAGAGTTCAACAAATCCATAATTTACAACGCCATCGAGCCGGTGATAAATAATACAATTAAAGCGGGCATCACGCCGTTCTTGAACATAATCCTTTCGTCGCCGGAATCAACTATGGATGACATAGTGGTCACCCTGCAAAAGGTCTTTGAATACCAGCGCAAGGGATGCGAGACAAGCATCTATCCATATGTAATTCCCTTCACCGGCGCGGAACTTTCCGGAAAAGCCGCCCATGATTCTTCCATGGTAAAAGAAGTGGCGCATATTCCCGGCGAAGAAGGCTCATTTACAAGGCCAACAAAAATATTGCCCAAGGACGACTTGGCGAGAGATTTCATAGAAGAGCTGGAAACCATGGTAAAGCGGGAAGCCAAGATGGTAATGGACGAGCTGGAGGTAACGCACATGCCATCACGGATGAAGGGGTTGATTACCACTTACACGGCCGCGAAGATAATGGAAAAAAGGAAAATACGCATATCTTTCAAGCCTGAAGATGTCATGTCCTTTATTCTTGAAAGGCGGAGAAATTGA
- the yaiO gene encoding YaiO family outer membrane beta-barrel protein encodes MKIIPLLALFLFLGGTARAQGLEEDIVSFSQGTGKYELLMNAYVESYSFANDTTKGESVSFVYRDLDKLTLFAEETYQSKFGRDEKLFKGGGAYRINDKFIVQEILAYSGDKWTFPSYSTDTQVVYLPVNYIAAQAGYKYLKFSDANVDIYILGATYYPIIEFYINVQLMHSISDFDNGARNVPNNSYLAKAGFTPDADNELIALYSKNSESFMSVDRIGEFEADTYGANWKSRLLGNWWMSLSFTYQRRIHPVEGAQRTFEAGAIYRW; translated from the coding sequence ATGAAAATCATTCCGCTATTAGCCTTGTTTCTGTTTCTTGGCGGAACGGCCCGGGCGCAGGGATTGGAGGAAGATATTGTGTCCTTTTCGCAAGGGACAGGAAAATACGAACTGCTGATGAACGCGTATGTGGAGAGTTATTCGTTCGCCAATGACACCACGAAGGGAGAGTCTGTGTCATTCGTGTACAGGGATCTGGACAAGCTGACCCTGTTCGCCGAGGAGACATACCAGAGCAAGTTCGGGCGCGATGAAAAGCTCTTCAAGGGAGGCGGAGCCTACAGGATAAACGATAAATTCATTGTCCAGGAAATACTGGCCTATTCAGGCGATAAATGGACATTCCCCAGCTACTCAACTGATACACAGGTCGTCTATCTTCCAGTGAACTATATCGCCGCGCAAGCCGGATATAAATATCTTAAGTTTAGCGATGCGAATGTGGACATATATATTTTAGGGGCTACTTATTATCCAATTATCGAGTTTTATATTAACGTACAGTTAATGCATTCAATTTCCGATTTCGACAATGGCGCCAGGAACGTGCCTAATAATTCATACCTGGCAAAGGCGGGATTCACGCCCGATGCTGACAATGAACTGATCGCTCTGTACTCGAAAAACTCCGAAAGTTTCATGAGCGTGGACAGGATAGGTGAATTTGAAGCCGATACTTACGGCGCCAACTGGAAAAGCCGCCTTCTGGGCAATTGGTGGATGTCATTGTCTTTCACCTATCAGCGCAGGATACATCCAGTGGAAGGCGCGCAAAGGACTTTTGAAGCGGGGGCGATTTACCGATGGTAA
- a CDS encoding biotin/lipoyl-binding protein, translating to MNNEEQTLKFNKLKSSTPDVKTQPPGRGATDPTGGTPANKTKANRNFTWNRIWAGILTLLVIGGGVYLFVNISWVVTTGMVNTSTTAVASLTGGRVVEIMVGDGANVKEGQPIMKLANPAIQARYDAAKAQLDIARARFTRLEASGFGENVQTSFAKLSKARIRHDAAVRNATRAERLLLLDAITRSRYEDALIQLAETAADRNLAEAEWRGTKAASSTTGEGIEVDLKNEMSAAEASLSEAEAALADLTLVAPSTGQMTWLTKNRGDIVKPWEAVAHVIKPEYQIIDTYVRLSDLKDIAPGSKASVRFGNFGGGLDGVVTVVGPRVSLSDDSNFVGPERAITPSRIDDLVTVVQIRLTNTVPANIKPGETVNVWIKRN from the coding sequence TTGAACAATGAGGAACAGACTTTGAAATTTAACAAACTGAAGAGCTCTACTCCGGATGTGAAAACACAGCCCCCCGGGCGTGGCGCCACGGATCCAACAGGTGGAACACCGGCAAACAAAACCAAGGCGAACCGGAACTTTACATGGAATCGTATTTGGGCTGGCATACTGACGCTACTTGTCATCGGCGGTGGAGTTTATCTTTTTGTCAACATTAGTTGGGTGGTTACAACCGGCATGGTCAACACCTCAACAACCGCCGTAGCTTCCCTGACGGGCGGCAGGGTCGTTGAAATCATGGTCGGCGACGGAGCTAATGTAAAAGAAGGGCAACCAATCATGAAGCTGGCCAATCCGGCCATACAGGCCCGTTATGACGCCGCTAAAGCGCAACTGGATATAGCCCGCGCCCGGTTCACCCGGCTGGAGGCCTCCGGTTTCGGCGAAAACGTTCAAACCTCGTTCGCAAAACTCTCGAAAGCGCGAATTCGGCATGACGCCGCCGTCCGAAACGCCACCCGGGCAGAACGGTTGCTACTCCTTGATGCGATCACCCGCTCCAGATATGAAGATGCGCTAATCCAGTTGGCGGAAACCGCCGCGGACCGGAACCTTGCAGAAGCCGAATGGCGTGGGACAAAAGCCGCGTCCAGCACGACTGGCGAAGGAATAGAGGTGGATCTTAAAAACGAAATGTCTGCGGCAGAGGCGTCTTTGTCGGAAGCCGAGGCGGCCTTGGCAGATCTGACGCTGGTAGCTCCTTCAACCGGGCAAATGACTTGGCTCACGAAAAATCGGGGAGACATAGTGAAACCGTGGGAAGCTGTGGCCCATGTTATCAAGCCGGAATACCAGATAATAGATACATACGTGCGTCTTTCGGATCTGAAGGACATCGCTCCCGGTAGCAAGGCGAGCGTCCGGTTCGGCAACTTCGGAGGCGGACTCGATGGCGTGGTTACGGTCGTCGGCCCCAGGGTAAGCCTCTCTGATGATTCAAATTTCGTTGGGCCGGAGCGGGCCATCACTCCGAGCCGTATTGACGACCTTGTGACCGTTGTCCAAATCAGGCTTACAAATACCGTCCCTGCCAACATCAAGCCGGGCGAGACGGTCAACGTGTGGATCAAACGAAACTGA
- a CDS encoding diguanylate cyclase — translation MNEYPQNRYELLERKRNVDAAWFLTLPFLLVFSGLIWHSRLAPIQFMPLLKVNLVFMSCYIAAHLFIENVEMGIRFVRLSIFFSFILIMLQITATIHYLGGYEGVPFFMLYLIPIIASGTLFTGWYPLGCAAISAALLTILFLLESPSFVWYLAELGAPSSIIAVFNIYPLPHYSIFGFDPAPATHFTILLSSIFMFFAFAMLSQTTAPLLDRLYRLKASMEKDIEGRENLFNLSLYNAPVGFVIGYCANYQPVYINKAVLNMFRLDETVVAGNDMFSMISFEPEIRDLLISKIDSGEPVNINITSITMADGSKVFFEIRLNFLDYPAPEGEERMFLLIINNLTTEVKLSNIVENSSDAIVFLDLSSRVNYFNRAAQSIFPGIAKGALFEFILDATGAFGGRDICRDIVIGKPMDGKVQFEEKTYIFSSFFMRDATGLGLGVLFSLKDITNEETFFNLSVKDELTGLYNRRYFFDLLEKELAQSERYPKPLSLAIFDIDFFKKINDTYGHQAGDMILKAFANTVSSSIRKADIVARIGGEEFAIYMPFVDVKGAGVICEKLRVNVENLSPSFNGQRIPVTCSIGIAEYSQKDKVDSLFARADGALYKAKNGGRNQVVTSE, via the coding sequence ATGAATGAATACCCGCAGAACCGTTACGAGTTGCTGGAGAGGAAGAGGAATGTTGACGCCGCGTGGTTTCTCACTCTTCCGTTTCTGCTCGTGTTCTCCGGGTTAATATGGCATTCCAGGCTTGCGCCAATCCAATTCATGCCGCTACTCAAGGTGAATCTTGTATTCATGTCCTGTTACATTGCCGCCCACCTTTTTATCGAGAATGTGGAGATGGGCATAAGGTTTGTGCGCCTTTCCATTTTCTTTTCATTCATCCTCATAATGCTACAGATAACAGCCACCATCCATTATCTCGGCGGCTATGAGGGGGTTCCGTTTTTCATGCTTTACCTGATACCCATCATCGCATCGGGAACGCTCTTTACCGGGTGGTACCCGCTGGGATGCGCGGCTATAAGCGCGGCCCTACTCACCATCTTGTTTCTGTTGGAGTCGCCGTCTTTTGTCTGGTATTTGGCCGAACTTGGGGCGCCTTCATCCATCATCGCCGTTTTCAACATTTACCCGCTACCCCACTATTCCATTTTCGGGTTTGATCCGGCTCCCGCAACGCATTTTACAATCCTGCTTTCATCTATATTCATGTTTTTCGCGTTCGCGATGCTGTCCCAAACGACGGCTCCTCTGCTGGACAGGTTGTACCGCCTTAAGGCTTCGATGGAAAAGGACATCGAAGGACGCGAAAATCTATTCAACCTATCCCTGTACAACGCCCCGGTAGGATTCGTAATCGGTTACTGCGCAAATTACCAGCCGGTTTACATCAATAAAGCCGTGTTGAACATGTTCAGGCTGGATGAAACTGTTGTGGCGGGGAATGACATGTTTTCCATGATATCGTTCGAGCCGGAGATACGCGATCTCCTTATATCTAAAATAGACTCCGGGGAGCCTGTCAACATCAACATAACATCCATCACGATGGCCGACGGGTCGAAGGTATTTTTCGAGATCCGCCTGAATTTCCTCGATTACCCCGCCCCGGAAGGCGAGGAGCGGATGTTCCTCCTGATAATAAACAACCTGACCACTGAGGTGAAGCTGAGCAATATCGTGGAGAATTCCAGTGACGCGATAGTGTTCCTGGACCTTTCCAGCAGGGTGAATTACTTCAACCGCGCCGCTCAATCGATATTTCCAGGCATTGCCAAAGGGGCGCTGTTTGAGTTCATCCTCGACGCCACGGGGGCTTTCGGCGGCCGGGACATCTGCAGGGACATAGTTATAGGCAAACCCATGGACGGCAAGGTGCAATTTGAGGAGAAGACCTACATTTTTTCATCGTTCTTCATGCGCGACGCGACGGGTCTGGGGCTTGGCGTCCTTTTTTCGCTTAAGGACATTACCAATGAAGAGACATTCTTTAACCTAAGTGTGAAGGACGAGCTTACCGGCTTATACAACCGGAGATATTTCTTTGACTTGCTGGAGAAGGAACTGGCCCAGTCCGAAAGATACCCGAAACCGCTAAGCCTCGCCATTTTTGACATAGATTTTTTCAAAAAGATAAACGACACCTACGGCCACCAGGCTGGAGATATGATACTGAAGGCCTTCGCTAACACTGTCTCGTCATCAATAAGGAAGGCGGATATAGTGGCCAGGATTGGCGGGGAGGAATTCGCCATTTACATGCCATTTGTTGACGTTAAAGGCGCAGGTGTCATCTGCGAAAAGCTTCGGGTGAATGTGGAAAATCTTTCCCCATCATTCAACGGCCAGCGAATACCTGTAACCTGCTCCATCGGCATCGCGGAATATAGCCAGAAAGATAAAGTGGACAGCCTTTTCGCGCGAGCCGATGGCGCCTTGTACAAAGCGAAAAATGGTGGAAGGAATCAAGTTGTCACTTCCGAATGA